Proteins encoded by one window of Marixanthomonas sp. SCSIO 43207:
- a CDS encoding acyltransferase family protein, with amino-acid sequence MNLERRYDIDWLRVIAIALLLLYHIAIVFQPWAMFIAFIRSDEISTALWQPMTMLNVWRIPILFYVSGMGVYFALRKRNNRELLLERTKRILVPFLFGIVAIVPLHMFVFQDYYNLGLDYYPHMGHLWFLGNIFVYVLIGLPIFYGFKKGMFSKLIAVSKRLFNNPLGLLAVNLFFVAEVVLFQPKPFALYAETWHGFAIGLLAFFFGYLFMKTGTLFWETVKKWKWLFLGIAAILYTIRYVFFATEGPSYITVIESNSWIFSIFGFCYQYLNKPSKLVSYLSKAAYPVYIIHMIVLYLAAKLVLPFHLPALIAFVLITLITFIGCYLLYEFLIKRTPFLRPLFGLHHKTRVRKKVIQEYKV; translated from the coding sequence ATGAACCTAGAAAGACGTTACGATATCGATTGGCTTAGAGTTATAGCTATAGCATTGTTGTTACTATATCATATTGCTATTGTATTTCAGCCTTGGGCAATGTTTATAGCTTTTATAAGAAGCGACGAGATTTCTACAGCATTATGGCAACCCATGACCATGTTAAATGTGTGGAGAATACCTATACTCTTTTATGTATCTGGGATGGGTGTTTATTTCGCTTTGCGAAAACGTAACAATAGGGAGTTACTTCTTGAACGAACCAAAAGAATTTTAGTCCCCTTCTTATTTGGTATTGTAGCGATAGTACCATTACACATGTTTGTATTTCAAGACTACTATAATCTGGGATTAGACTATTATCCTCATATGGGACACCTTTGGTTTTTAGGAAATATTTTTGTGTATGTGCTCATCGGACTTCCTATTTTTTATGGGTTTAAAAAAGGAATGTTTTCAAAACTAATCGCTGTTTCAAAACGATTGTTTAATAACCCGTTGGGTTTATTAGCTGTAAATCTGTTTTTTGTGGCAGAAGTAGTACTATTTCAACCAAAACCTTTTGCACTATACGCTGAAACCTGGCATGGTTTTGCCATTGGCTTGTTGGCTTTCTTTTTCGGGTATCTTTTTATGAAAACAGGCACCCTATTTTGGGAAACCGTAAAAAAATGGAAGTGGCTTTTTTTAGGAATAGCTGCTATACTATATACCATAAGGTATGTATTCTTCGCTACTGAAGGGCCTTCATATATTACGGTTATTGAAAGCAATAGTTGGATCTTTTCCATATTTGGATTTTGTTACCAATACCTCAATAAACCAAGCAAGTTAGTATCTTATTTAAGTAAAGCAGCATACCCGGTATACATCATCCATATGATTGTGTTGTATTTAGCTGCAAAATTGGTGCTACCGTTTCACTTACCAGCACTAATTGCTTTCGTGCTTATTACACTCATTACGTTTATTGGCTGTTATTTGCTGTATGAGTTTCTAATAAAAAGAACACCCTTTCTTAGACCCTTGTTTGGCTTACATCATAAAACAAGAGTAAGAAAAAAAGTGATCCAAGAATATAAAGTATAG
- a CDS encoding ankyrin repeat domain-containing protein — MKKSVKNQLKWVLIICVVAMMLPSCSQKKETKNTTALSKKEVSKPSIDIHEAVLAGNLEAVKQHIEAGTNINQKETMSGSTPLMTAITFNKPEIAKALINAEADLSIKNNDGGTALHTAAFFARIEMVQLLLDGKADKTVRNNFGATPREIVLVDFAQMKPVYKMVTLQLQPMGFTLDLEELEKARPVVAMMLK, encoded by the coding sequence ATGAAAAAATCAGTTAAAAATCAATTAAAGTGGGTACTTATTATTTGTGTAGTGGCAATGATGTTACCCTCGTGTTCACAAAAAAAAGAAACCAAGAATACAACAGCTCTTTCAAAAAAGGAAGTAAGTAAACCCAGTATAGATATACATGAAGCTGTACTAGCCGGAAACTTGGAAGCTGTGAAGCAGCATATAGAAGCTGGAACCAATATTAATCAAAAAGAAACCATGTCTGGATCTACTCCTTTAATGACTGCCATCACGTTTAATAAACCTGAAATAGCCAAAGCACTTATCAATGCAGAAGCAGATTTATCTATAAAAAATAATGATGGCGGCACAGCCTTACATACAGCTGCATTCTTTGCACGAATTGAAATGGTACAATTACTCCTTGATGGAAAAGCAGATAAAACAGTTCGCAATAATTTTGGAGCTACCCCTAGAGAAATAGTACTGGTAGATTTTGCTCAAATGAAACCTGTCTATAAGATGGTAACCTTACAGCTGCAACCTATGGGTTTCACATTAGATCTTGAAGAATTGGAAAAAGCAAGACCGGTAGTAGCTATGATGTTAAAGTAG
- a CDS encoding helix-turn-helix domain-containing protein, whose translation MTTNNTSNSFLAEAKSIVLNAISNEQFGVSELAVEMNMSRSSLLRKIKKQTGLSASQFIREIRLQKAAALLLETELTASEISFEVGFSNPSYFTKCYREYFGYPPGETKTKKEEEQSTEQKKEEEQKEPVTKNRSINRYIIAITTLSILAIVYFFKDEFTSNESETSKEKSVAFLPFKNLSEDNSNLYFINGVMESSLNNLQKIKDLRVISRTSTEKYRSNPKTVSEIAEELGVNYLIEGSGQKVGNEVLVSIQLIDAHADSPIWSEQYKYQLKNVFELQNTIAKKIAFAIEANVTPKELALIDKKPTENIIAYDYYLKGLENQNEQNEAGLQKAILNFEKAIEEDSKYANAYAQIAICYYYLDLNKIEKKYLGKLNEYADNSLLYDATSELPLIAKALYYINTNEFRLAIPYLEKALDYNPNASSVVLILSDLYARVVPDTHKYLTYALKGIKLNIEANDSVAKSFIYLHLSNALVQNGFVKKASEYIEESLRYNPSNPYAPYLKNFIDYANNKDLNALTTTMLTEWKKDTTRTDITQELAKLYYFQEDYKNAMFYYEKYTNLLATNKIDLYPAENIKIAYTYTKLNFSKKAEIYVNKYIDYLEKDESIYKEASLAMLYLYENKPEKAIEAYEKFSLQDDFQYWILLFLNEDPLIKQLQSHPKYEETIQKIETQFWENHNTLKITLEEEKLL comes from the coding sequence ATGACGACAAACAATACTTCAAATTCATTTTTGGCAGAAGCCAAATCCATAGTATTAAATGCTATTTCTAATGAGCAGTTTGGTGTTTCAGAATTAGCAGTTGAGATGAATATGAGCCGCTCCAGTTTGCTTAGAAAAATAAAAAAGCAAACCGGTTTATCTGCTAGTCAATTTATTCGAGAAATACGTTTACAAAAAGCAGCAGCGTTACTACTAGAAACAGAGCTAACGGCTTCTGAAATTTCATTTGAAGTTGGTTTTAGCAATCCGTCTTATTTTACAAAATGTTATCGTGAATATTTTGGTTATCCTCCCGGTGAAACCAAAACCAAAAAAGAAGAAGAACAAAGTACCGAACAAAAAAAGGAAGAAGAACAAAAAGAGCCGGTTACAAAAAATAGAAGTATTAATAGATACATTATAGCAATCACAACCCTGTCAATACTTGCTATTGTTTATTTTTTTAAAGACGAATTCACTTCAAATGAGTCTGAAACAAGTAAAGAAAAATCGGTTGCATTTTTACCTTTCAAAAACCTAAGTGAAGACAATTCTAATTTATATTTCATAAACGGTGTGATGGAATCTTCGCTCAATAATCTTCAAAAAATTAAAGATTTACGAGTAATCAGTAGAACTTCCACAGAAAAATATAGAAGCAACCCTAAAACCGTATCTGAAATTGCCGAAGAGTTGGGTGTGAATTATTTAATAGAGGGAAGTGGGCAAAAAGTAGGTAATGAAGTACTTGTAAGCATTCAATTGATAGATGCCCATGCCGACAGTCCCATTTGGTCTGAGCAATATAAATACCAACTTAAAAATGTTTTTGAGCTTCAAAATACCATTGCAAAAAAAATTGCCTTCGCCATAGAAGCCAATGTAACCCCAAAAGAATTAGCGCTCATTGATAAAAAGCCTACAGAAAATATCATCGCTTATGATTATTATTTAAAAGGCTTGGAAAATCAAAATGAACAAAATGAAGCAGGATTACAGAAAGCCATCTTGAATTTTGAAAAAGCCATAGAAGAGGATTCAAAATATGCTAATGCATATGCACAAATAGCAATTTGTTACTATTATTTAGATCTAAATAAGATTGAAAAAAAATATTTAGGTAAATTAAATGAATATGCAGATAATTCGTTGCTGTATGATGCTACTTCTGAATTACCACTCATTGCAAAAGCACTGTATTATATAAATACAAACGAATTTAGGTTAGCGATACCCTACCTAGAAAAAGCATTAGATTACAACCCAAATGCCTCTTCTGTAGTATTAATCTTATCAGATTTATATGCTCGCGTTGTTCCAGATACCCATAAATACCTCACTTATGCTTTAAAAGGAATCAAATTAAATATAGAAGCAAATGATTCTGTAGCCAAAAGCTTTATCTATTTGCATTTGAGCAATGCCCTAGTGCAAAACGGTTTTGTAAAAAAAGCATCTGAATATATTGAAGAATCTTTAAGGTATAACCCTAGTAATCCTTACGCCCCGTATTTAAAAAACTTTATCGATTATGCCAACAATAAAGATTTAAATGCATTAACAACTACCATGCTAACAGAGTGGAAAAAAGATACTACCCGTACCGATATTACGCAAGAATTGGCGAAGCTATATTATTTTCAAGAAGATTATAAAAATGCTATGTTTTATTATGAAAAATACACAAATCTACTCGCTACCAATAAGATTGATCTCTATCCCGCCGAAAATATAAAAATAGCTTACACTTATACTAAATTGAACTTCTCTAAGAAAGCCGAAATATATGTAAACAAGTATATAGACTACCTAGAAAAAGATGAATCAATTTACAAAGAGGCGAGTCTAGCGATGCTTTATCTCTATGAAAATAAGCCGGAAAAAGCCATAGAAGCGTATGAAAAATTTAGCTTGCAAGATGATTTTCAATATTGGATACTGTTGTTTTTAAATGAAGACCCACTTATCAAGCAATTGCAAAGCCATCCAAAATATGAGGAAACAATTCAGAAAATAGAAACTCAATTTTGGGAAAACCACAATACGCTGAAAATTACTTTGGAAGAAGAGAAACTACTATAG
- a CDS encoding serine hydrolase domain-containing protein, translated as MRPFIKTLFITIITLLAFSATSQTTHKKLFNKVDSYLDASTKNGFSGVVLVAKQGKVILSKGYGWADRKNKIPNSPATVYNIGSVTKQFTASAILKLVEQGKMKTSDKLSLYFSQIPLDKTDITIHQLLTHTSGISNRTGGFRYDEASKQQFIKDFFESKLHSKPGKTYQYANANYILLTAILEQVSGQTYNDFLKEHLFQPAQMKSTGYKSINFSTERLAHGYYYNRDDEKWTDWGTTQQHLPYNNNHWYSIGKGDIHSTVEDLYKWHIALQNNVVLKSKTRAILETPYVAENDKMTSYYGYGWAISKSHNNTKIVAHNGSNGLYFADFVRFVDDDVVVIYITNAFLGRDSENVAREIGKMIFNTNYTPTPISKNIYELIHEFMKTNPSTNAEKLPDFLKKEINDEFVDHAILNRLGYSRLKKENQPGWALELFKLNVKLFPEDGNLWDSLGEAYLQYNQKEDAIKSYTKAVELGSEGSKKVLNELLGTD; from the coding sequence ATGAGACCATTTATTAAAACACTATTTATTACAATTATTACGCTTTTAGCTTTCAGTGCTACTTCTCAAACCACTCATAAAAAGCTATTCAACAAAGTTGACTCTTATTTGGATGCAAGTACAAAAAATGGCTTTTCTGGTGTTGTTTTAGTGGCTAAACAGGGAAAAGTTATTTTATCTAAAGGATACGGATGGGCAGATCGAAAAAATAAAATTCCCAATTCACCAGCAACTGTTTATAATATTGGTTCTGTAACGAAACAATTTACAGCATCCGCTATTTTAAAATTAGTAGAACAAGGAAAAATGAAAACTTCTGATAAACTGAGTTTATATTTTTCTCAAATTCCTCTTGATAAGACGGATATTACAATTCATCAACTATTGACACATACCTCAGGAATTTCTAATAGAACAGGCGGTTTTAGATATGATGAAGCTAGTAAGCAACAATTTATAAAAGATTTTTTTGAGTCCAAATTGCATTCTAAACCTGGCAAAACCTACCAATATGCAAATGCCAACTATATTCTACTTACTGCCATATTAGAACAGGTTTCAGGACAAACTTATAATGATTTTCTAAAAGAACATTTGTTTCAGCCTGCTCAAATGAAAAGTACCGGATATAAAAGTATCAATTTTAGTACAGAGCGTCTAGCACATGGCTACTATTATAATAGAGATGATGAAAAATGGACCGATTGGGGAACCACCCAACAGCACCTACCTTACAATAATAACCACTGGTATAGTATAGGTAAAGGCGACATACATTCTACCGTTGAAGATTTATACAAATGGCATATTGCTTTACAAAATAATGTCGTTTTAAAATCAAAAACTAGAGCAATATTAGAAACACCTTATGTAGCCGAGAATGATAAAATGACATCTTATTATGGTTATGGATGGGCCATATCCAAAAGTCATAACAACACCAAAATTGTTGCGCATAATGGTAGTAACGGATTGTATTTTGCAGATTTTGTGAGATTTGTAGATGATGATGTTGTTGTTATATACATCACAAATGCGTTTTTGGGGCGTGATTCAGAAAACGTGGCTAGAGAAATTGGTAAAATGATTTTTAATACAAATTATACGCCAACCCCAATTTCAAAAAACATTTATGAATTGATTCATGAATTTATGAAAACTAATCCATCTACAAATGCAGAAAAATTACCAGACTTTTTAAAGAAAGAAATTAATGATGAATTTGTTGATCATGCTATTTTAAACCGTCTTGGTTATAGCCGTTTAAAAAAGGAGAATCAACCGGGCTGGGCACTAGAACTATTTAAATTGAATGTGAAATTATTTCCTGAAGATGGAAATTTATGGGACTCATTGGGTGAAGCGTATTTACAATATAATCAAAAAGAAGATGCTATAAAGAGTTATACAAAAGCAGTTGAATTAGGCAGTGAAGGATCCAAAAAAGTATTAAACGAATTGCTTGGTACTGACTAG
- a CDS encoding amidohydrolase family protein, translating to MLAITIITTAYVWPTSKLQTPVVYEKTIIKNINIVDVVTGEIAEDQFVLIEQSRITKIDSTNIATSEDVLLIDGTGKFLIPGLWDMHTHSNQHSEWFHHPLYIANGVTGVRDMSGQLNKKDSYWVGSQERLQWNKDLENNTRVTPRYVLQSSYQMDGEKAIPKDAPDFFKLQKPSQVDSLLQFYKKENVDFIKVYQQLPKNTYKTLALRAPKYGLHLAGHKPMFLSLEDAVNLGQRSFEHGRVFLFECFSETDSLKNPKNWKRYFSKSKAKIVQEFDSLYAKKLMRLMQEKNAYWTPTLQTLKFEANAHKNGFTNNENLKYITKIRKKLWWKYDTDQNKEKNLEREGISIAEQFFEASKKQVAMANKIGVPIMAGTDVTDSFVFPGFSLHDELYELTASGLTNLEALQTATIVPATFSNLVEDYGTIEIGKKADLVVLNKNPLEDIKNTKEINSTLLNGVYYNEEKLSELKTFTETAASSFHMNVKTLISLVNSPLIRVQFAD from the coding sequence TTGCTAGCAATTACGATTATTACCACCGCTTACGTGTGGCCAACTTCCAAATTACAAACACCAGTAGTTTATGAAAAAACTATCATCAAAAATATAAATATTGTAGATGTTGTAACCGGAGAAATTGCCGAGGACCAATTTGTTTTGATCGAACAATCTCGAATTACAAAAATTGATTCCACGAATATCGCAACTTCAGAGGATGTCTTATTAATTGATGGTACAGGTAAATTCCTCATTCCTGGATTGTGGGATATGCACACCCATTCCAATCAACATTCAGAATGGTTTCATCATCCACTTTACATTGCTAATGGGGTTACCGGCGTAAGAGACATGTCTGGTCAATTAAATAAAAAAGACAGTTATTGGGTGGGTAGTCAAGAACGTTTACAATGGAATAAAGACTTAGAGAATAACACCAGAGTCACACCCAGATATGTGCTGCAAAGCAGTTACCAAATGGATGGTGAGAAAGCCATTCCTAAGGATGCACCAGACTTTTTTAAACTTCAAAAGCCATCTCAAGTAGATTCTTTGCTACAATTCTATAAGAAGGAAAACGTGGATTTTATAAAGGTGTATCAGCAATTGCCAAAAAATACTTACAAAACATTAGCTTTAAGAGCACCTAAGTATGGGTTGCATCTGGCAGGTCATAAACCGATGTTTCTAAGCTTGGAAGATGCGGTTAACCTAGGACAAAGAAGTTTTGAACATGGTCGCGTATTTTTGTTCGAATGCTTTTCAGAGACAGATAGTCTAAAGAATCCTAAAAATTGGAAAAGGTATTTCTCTAAATCAAAAGCAAAGATTGTACAAGAGTTTGATAGTCTTTATGCAAAAAAATTGATGCGTTTAATGCAGGAAAAAAATGCCTATTGGACACCCACCCTGCAGACCTTAAAGTTTGAAGCCAACGCGCATAAAAATGGTTTTACCAACAATGAAAATCTAAAATATATAACCAAAATTAGAAAGAAGTTATGGTGGAAATATGATACGGACCAAAACAAAGAGAAAAATCTTGAACGTGAAGGAATTAGTATAGCTGAGCAATTTTTTGAAGCATCAAAAAAACAAGTGGCAATGGCAAATAAAATTGGTGTACCCATTATGGCTGGAACCGATGTTACAGATTCTTTTGTATTTCCCGGGTTTAGCCTTCACGATGAATTATATGAATTAACAGCCTCTGGATTAACCAACCTTGAAGCTTTACAGACTGCAACCATTGTACCTGCAACGTTTTCTAATCTAGTTGAGGATTATGGAACTATTGAAATAGGCAAAAAAGCAGATTTGGTAGTATTAAATAAAAATCCATTAGAGGATATTAAAAACACAAAAGAAATAAATAGTACATTATTAAACGGGGTATATTACAATGAAGAAAAACTTAGTGAATTAAAAACGTTTACAGAAACAGCCGCTAGCAGCTTTCATATGAATGTAAAAACATTGATAAGTTTAGTAAACAGTCCTTTAATTCGAGTGCAGTTTGCAGATTAA
- a CDS encoding serine hydrolase, translated as MKQYIKLCFALLLFSACKGQINSVTTSQPTLSDYNVGEKWVWKYKGLTTKGEVRSEGTDAREIIEVNGALQITIGKDTISVSEIVKPEESSTPKYDWPLQVGKKWVYEENWTSQDGTTGKQHLNAEVVSYKEETVAAGSFMAYTIHYHGNITNSRGYNAVVDEVWLYAPKVKNFIKLTQKQDDFVYNEELVEYSDKPLKSKIQLENQIIGKVKFLEEPENFSTIVNKMTEYKIPALSLAIINDGKIEWTNTYQNPSFSEQNLNNSSIFQAASLSKPVTFFAALRMHTAGKIDLDENIENYLESYQLPQGKQTSENPVTFRNIFAHTSGITSGGYQGYASHHTIPTDVAVLKGSKSVNSPAIEVISTPNEVLAYSGGGYTLAEVALQDIFKDDFSNSMNQWILQPIGMENSEFTQPLQPSDSSKVAKGYTSNGVVLDGGWRNHPEQAAAGLWSNATDMAKFLIEIYKGYQGQSSIFSKSEIESILSHERDGHIYGFIVIKTDTGFAITHYGGNAGYRTGMTIDLNTGKGLVYLINSDNGGALGNELLLSASQVYRWNHFKRTSAKRNQLNSGVLKQLIGKYKWNSQVELSIRYDDKTNLFSLHFPNGDAYELISIKDEELSFINPNTGVNVKFLKSSNYNSFLLYGQTAVKFQ; from the coding sequence ATGAAACAATATATCAAACTATGTTTTGCGTTACTATTGTTTAGCGCATGTAAAGGTCAGATAAATTCTGTTACAACAAGTCAACCCACCTTATCAGATTATAACGTAGGTGAAAAATGGGTGTGGAAGTATAAAGGACTAACCACCAAAGGCGAAGTAAGATCTGAAGGTACAGATGCCCGAGAAATAATAGAGGTTAATGGTGCTTTACAAATAACAATAGGTAAGGATACCATTTCTGTCTCAGAGATTGTAAAACCTGAAGAAAGTAGTACCCCAAAGTACGATTGGCCTCTTCAAGTAGGTAAAAAGTGGGTGTATGAAGAAAACTGGACGAGTCAAGATGGTACAACTGGTAAACAGCATCTAAATGCTGAAGTAGTATCTTACAAAGAAGAAACAGTAGCTGCAGGATCATTTATGGCGTACACCATTCATTATCATGGTAACATCACAAATTCTAGAGGTTATAATGCGGTTGTAGACGAAGTTTGGTTGTATGCACCAAAAGTGAAAAACTTTATTAAGCTAACTCAAAAGCAAGATGATTTTGTGTATAACGAAGAATTAGTTGAGTATTCTGATAAGCCATTAAAAAGTAAAATTCAATTAGAAAATCAGATTATTGGGAAAGTAAAGTTCTTGGAAGAGCCAGAAAACTTTAGCACTATAGTAAATAAAATGACTGAATATAAAATACCTGCGCTCTCCCTTGCAATTATTAATGATGGTAAAATAGAATGGACAAACACCTATCAAAACCCAAGTTTTTCAGAACAAAATTTAAATAACTCGAGTATTTTTCAGGCTGCATCTTTATCCAAACCCGTAACTTTTTTTGCTGCATTACGTATGCATACTGCAGGAAAAATTGACTTAGATGAAAATATTGAAAACTATTTAGAAAGTTACCAACTACCACAAGGAAAACAGACGTCTGAAAACCCAGTAACCTTTCGTAACATTTTTGCGCATACCTCGGGTATTACTTCTGGTGGGTATCAAGGCTATGCTAGCCACCATACTATTCCAACTGATGTTGCTGTTTTAAAAGGTAGTAAAAGCGTTAATTCACCGGCAATAGAAGTAATCTCGACACCCAATGAAGTATTAGCGTATTCAGGTGGTGGCTATACGTTAGCAGAGGTAGCACTTCAAGATATTTTTAAGGATGATTTTTCAAATAGTATGAACCAATGGATACTTCAACCTATTGGTATGGAGAATTCTGAATTTACACAACCATTACAACCATCAGATTCAAGCAAAGTAGCTAAAGGCTATACATCAAATGGAGTTGTTTTAGATGGAGGCTGGAGAAACCATCCGGAACAAGCTGCTGCCGGACTTTGGAGTAATGCTACTGATATGGCTAAGTTTTTAATTGAAATTTATAAAGGCTACCAAGGCCAAAGCTCTATATTTTCAAAATCAGAAATTGAATCGATACTCAGTCATGAACGTGACGGACATATTTATGGATTTATTGTAATCAAAACAGATACAGGCTTTGCTATTACTCACTATGGTGGCAATGCAGGATACCGAACCGGTATGACCATCGATCTTAATACCGGAAAAGGATTGGTTTATTTAATCAATTCAGACAATGGTGGTGCATTGGGTAATGAATTGCTATTATCGGCTTCACAAGTATACCGTTGGAATCATTTTAAACGTACATCTGCAAAACGGAATCAATTAAATTCAGGAGTATTAAAACAACTTATAGGAAAATACAAATGGAATAGTCAAGTAGAGCTTTCCATACGTTATGATGATAAAACAAACCTATTTTCATTGCACTTTCCAAATGGTGATGCGTATGAGCTTATTTCGATTAAAGATGAAGAATTAAGTTTTATCAATCCAAATACTGGTGTTAACGTTAAGTTTTTAAAGTCCAGTAATTATAATTCATTTCTGTTGTACGGACAAACGGCAGTTAAGTTTCAGTAA
- a CDS encoding helix-turn-helix domain-containing protein encodes MIDKKSIAVLPFINMSGDIENQYFCDGLTEEIINALAKIKQLSVTSRTSSFYFKNKTVTAQEIRETLKVATFIEGSVRTSKKKMRITVQMIDTLDDFHFWSETFDRNPDDIFEIQDEISRFIAEKLREHIGHLEIEERLVEPIDVPVNIYREYLKGRYYIMKLDYENSIKGIDILKKVIHKSPNFSSPYLDINLAYVQMGTMGLLPAFEAYQKAQPYLLKALELDPNSSRSQLNMAWIECWQNWNLKKAYEHANKALEIKQADDIYLTISNLLTVEGKLDAASNYLDKALQLDPYTAINHHYKGFLYYLQEEYETAIPHLEKALHLDPALPFPPIYIGICLLMSGKPNEALVYFDSLKGISVKDLTKLGGETMCYARLNETEKCNEGINELETYLNTELVDKAFTFLILVNALLGNSEKVIDLVEQAYNNRLPLVLLLNPSPILKPIKNHKRFKDIMLKAIPDNVNYKQKKKYKQVLLDTNEIKKYSKELEQIMMDYKLFLNPDLSLKDLASYLELPANYVSQLLNLGFQKNFSEYVNTFRVNEFKERVLLKENKDLTIMAVAYDSGFNSKTVFNTFFKKIEGITPNMYLKNNR; translated from the coding sequence GTGATAGATAAAAAATCCATAGCAGTACTTCCTTTTATCAATATGAGTGGTGATATTGAAAACCAATATTTCTGTGATGGGTTAACTGAGGAAATAATTAACGCATTAGCAAAAATTAAACAGCTTTCAGTTACCTCACGCACTTCTTCATTTTATTTTAAAAACAAAACTGTAACGGCTCAAGAAATAAGAGAAACATTAAAGGTGGCTACTTTTATTGAAGGCAGCGTAAGAACTTCAAAAAAGAAAATGCGTATTACTGTACAAATGATTGATACGCTAGATGACTTTCATTTTTGGTCAGAAACCTTTGATAGAAACCCTGATGACATTTTTGAAATACAGGACGAAATAAGTCGCTTTATTGCTGAAAAACTACGCGAACATATTGGTCATCTTGAGATAGAGGAAAGGCTTGTAGAGCCTATTGATGTTCCTGTAAATATTTATAGAGAATACCTGAAAGGGAGGTATTATATTATGAAGTTGGATTATGAAAATTCTATAAAGGGAATAGATATCTTAAAAAAGGTCATACATAAATCACCTAATTTTTCAAGCCCTTACCTAGATATTAATTTAGCGTATGTTCAAATGGGAACCATGGGGCTATTACCTGCATTTGAAGCCTATCAAAAGGCTCAGCCTTATTTGCTAAAAGCTTTAGAGCTAGACCCTAATTCTTCTAGGTCTCAATTGAATATGGCATGGATAGAATGCTGGCAAAATTGGAATCTAAAGAAAGCGTACGAACATGCCAATAAGGCTTTAGAAATTAAACAGGCAGATGATATTTACTTAACCATTTCTAATCTTTTGACAGTTGAAGGGAAATTAGATGCGGCAAGTAATTATCTCGACAAAGCGCTACAGTTAGATCCTTATACAGCAATCAACCATCATTATAAAGGTTTCTTGTATTATTTACAAGAAGAATATGAAACTGCAATACCTCACCTGGAAAAGGCATTGCATTTAGATCCTGCGTTACCCTTTCCACCAATCTACATTGGGATCTGTTTATTAATGTCAGGTAAACCAAATGAAGCTTTGGTATATTTCGATTCGCTAAAAGGAATTTCAGTGAAAGATCTCACAAAACTAGGAGGTGAAACCATGTGTTATGCAAGGCTTAATGAAACTGAAAAATGCAATGAGGGCATAAATGAATTAGAAACATATTTGAATACGGAATTAGTAGATAAGGCCTTCACATTTTTGATCTTAGTAAATGCTTTATTAGGTAATAGTGAAAAGGTAATAGATTTAGTAGAGCAAGCCTATAATAACCGTTTGCCATTAGTTTTACTATTAAATCCATCACCAATTCTTAAACCTATAAAAAATCACAAAAGGTTTAAAGACATTATGCTTAAAGCTATTCCGGATAATGTTAATTACAAGCAGAAAAAAAAGTACAAACAGGTACTGTTAGATACTAACGAAATTAAAAAGTACAGCAAAGAATTGGAGCAGATTATGATGGACTACAAACTGTTTTTAAATCCAGACCTATCATTAAAAGACTTAGCTTCTTATTTAGAGCTTCCTGCCAATTATGTCTCACAATTATTAAACCTCGGATTTCAAAAAAACTTCTCTGAATATGTGAATACCTTTAGAGTCAACGAATTTAAAGAACGTGTACTTTTAAAAGAAAATAAAGACTTAACCATTATGGCTGTAGCTTATGATAGCGGGTTTAATTCTAAAACCGTGTTTAATACCTTTTTCAAAAAAATTGAAGGAATAACGCCGAATATGTACCTAAAAAATAACCGTTAG